A section of the Leishmania panamensis strain MHOM/PA/94/PSC-1 chromosome 3 sequence genome encodes:
- a CDS encoding metal-dependent amidohydrolase, putative (TriTrypDB/GeneDB-style sysID: LpmP.03.0880): MTSVLAIINAQRVWRGASALKPTVASSYPPEVDALLVEGGLISFIGSTEEVLQRYGELVAMQPADAAAAAPQPVEGGRPRAVSHSVIDCEHRHAVYPGFIDSHVHFLDGGRMLLAPQLGFATSRTQFLAIVRDFVEHRYNREEGGWVYGFGWSEAVLGCSPTREWLDEVSTEIHLVMYSKDMHSAVMNTAALRSCHIIPGADDGEPLITSVEGGVIELNENGLPNGVLRDNVIQLTKRYAPAADTPANQRRALEASTEHLLSLGFTSVFSMMSTTYMDNVNEINFLAQMEHGGAMRLRVRYGVPPSDVEPFMEKFYSAMAADAAQSGRSDAFTLPYRFTMTPPAAGGGYLLLGAVKLFADGSLSSRTAAMNRPYGYNVMTEGDISSDLDDAAISAILAERSGGQCQCGLLTMPRLELQGAIRLAHSHDLQCVVHAIGDRAVATVNRALCASADWLREREAEPGVVAAVARFRADPRSRVEHCQHMSNVAKEVRRMAHYGIIASMQPCHLLFDGDYVDELLGQRRKDTSYMWGTLLAANIRVDLGSDWPVAPADVNDGLRGAVTRVPDVMMALAAEEAQHQSKQQAQQSADSTAAGAVTALRRYHDTWNPTECISMDTALRTYTYEGAHGMFMEDYLGTLEVGKYADITVWTADWLDDTGMKQMVGVEGTNARWWPRHQEPRVAYTVVGGIVEYRSH, encoded by the coding sequence ATGACGTCTGTGCTAGCCATCATCAACGCACAGCGTGTGTGGCGTGGTGCTTCGGCTCTAAAGCCGACCGTGGCATCGTCGTACCCGCCTGAGGTGGACGCTCTGCTAGTGGAAGGCGGCCTCATCAGCTTCATCGGCAGCACCGAAGAGGTGCTGCAACGCTACGGCGAACTGGTAGCTATGCAGCCCGCggacgcggcagcagcagcccctcAGCCGGTGGAAGGCGGCCGTCCACGCGCGGTTTCGCACAGCGTTATTGACTGCGAACACCGCCACGCCGTGTACCCCGGGTTTATCGACTCTCACGTGCACTTCCTCGACGGCGGTCGCATGCTGCTCGCCCCTCAGCTCGGCTTTGCGACGAGCAGAACACAGTTCTTAGCAATTGTCCGAGACTTCGTAGAGCACCGGTACAACCGTGAGGAGGGCGGCTGGGTGTACGGCTTCGGCTGgagcgaggcggtgctgggcTGCTCACCGACGCGTGAGTGGCTGGATGAGGTAAGCACGGAGATTCACCTCGTCATGTACAGCAAGGACATGCACTCCGCAGTCATGAATACAgccgcgctgcgcagctgccacaTTATCCCAGGCGCTGACGATGGCGAGCCGCTAATCACCTCCGTCGAGGGTGGCGTTATCGAGCTAAACGAGAACGGTCTACCGAACGGTGTCCTCCGTGACAACGTCATCCAGCTGACGAAGCGCTACGCGCCTGCCGCTGATACGCCCGCCAACCAGCGCCGTGCACTCGAGGCCTCTACTGAACATCTTCTCTCGCTAGGTTTCACCTCCGTCTTCTCCATGATGTCGACTACGTACATGGACAATGTGAATGAGATCAACTTCCTCGCTCAAATGGAGCACGGGGGCGCAATGCGGCTGCGCGTGCGGTATGGCGTGCCGCCAAGCGACGTGGAGCCCTTCATGGAGAAGTTCTACAgcgcgatggcggcggacgcggcgcagtcgggccgcagcgacgccttCACGCTGCCCTACCGCTTTACCATGACGCCGCCGGCGGCTGGCGGCGGTTACCTGCTGCTAGGCGCGGTGAAGCTGTTCGCGGACGGGTCGTTGAGCTCGCGCACTGCGGCGATGAACCGGCCTTACGGCTACAACGTCATGACGGAGGGtgacatcagcagcgaccTGGACGACGCAGCGATTAGCGCGATCCTCGCGGAACGGTCGGGTGGGCAGTGTCAGTGCGGGCTGCTGACGATGCCGCGGCTGGAGTTGCAGGGTGCTATCCGCCTTGCACACTCACACGATCTGCAGTGCGTTGTGCACGCGATTGGCGACCGTGCTGTGGCAACGGTCAACCGTGCGCTGTGCGCGTCGGCGGACTGGCTGCGCGAGCGTGAAGCGGAGCCCGGGGTTGTGGCGGCAGTAGCGCGCTTTCGCGCCGACCCGCGCTCGCGTGTGGAGCACTGTCAGCACATGTCCAACGTGGCAAAGGAAGTGAGGCGCATGGCGCATTATGGGATCATCGCGTCCATGCAACCCTGTCACCTTCTGTTTGATGGTGACTACGTAGACGAGCTGCTAGGGCAGCGCCGAAAGGACACGTCGTATATGTGGGGAACGCTGCTGGCGGCAAATATTCGGGTGGATCTGGGCTCGGACTGGCCTGTAGCGCCCGCGGACGTGAACGATGGGCTGCGCGGCGCGGTGACACGCGTGCCGGATGTGAtgatggcgctggcggcagaggaggcgcagcatcAGAGCAaacagcaggcgcagcagtcgGCTGACAGCACAGCTGCCGGTGCGGTCACAGCATTACGGCGCTACCACGATACGTGGAATCCCACCGAGTGTATCTCTATGGACACAGCACTGCGGACGTACACGTACGAGGGCGCACACGGCATGTTTATGGAGGACTACTTAGGCACACTGGAGGTGGGCAAGTACGCTGACATCACGGTGTGGACGGCGGACTGGCTAGATGACACAGGTATGAAGCAGATGGTGGGAGTGGAGGGTACGAATGCGCGATGGTGGCCGCGCCACCAGGAGCCGCGCGTCGCCTACACGGTCGTCGGCGGTATCGTGGAGTACCGCTCGCACTAA
- a CDS encoding hypothetical protein (TriTrypDB/GeneDB-style sysID: LpmP.03.0890), protein MFKGLLNPVVESRTARRLATIANSASSGGRPHSRETVRLSVRLLVKLQKHQGPGHTRTPQQRVRRSGLTNPLNLTESWATAQADALAQEEANWRDTDPLRKWKDEAEERRRLQQAEDDAHPGPGSARPSSSSHYGSVNADTGNSAVQERFDALVHRALLRYGPPLPVEVVMNSNVISSTSFASSAHRPTQRSYPDTYVAADRGADDSSAAYYDEVALKLHELMAILRKEEPYFSVRDDCGGVPLSLMVKNCCYLRAFGGKVNYMRFVRRLHAAELQSGGKNHGGGTQNAYEANTAVLSLGKYKMRELPSQDGLRQGPQPWRYTYRMI, encoded by the coding sequence ATGTTCAAGGGTTTGCTAAATCCTGTTGTGGAGAGCCGAACAGCACGACGGCTTGCCACCATCGCCAACAGCGCTAGTAGTGGCGGCCGACCGCACTCGCGTGAGACAGTGCGACTATCCGTTCGGCTTCTGGTGAAGCTGCAGAAACACCAAGGGCCTGGACACACACGAACTCCACAGCAACGCGTACGGCGCAGTGGCCTCACCAACCCGCTGAACTTGACCGAGTCGTGGGCAACGGCGCAGGCAGATGCTCTAGCGCAAGAGGAGGCAAACTGGCGGGACACAGATCCGCTGCGCAAGTGGAAGGACGAGGCcgaagagcggcggcggctgcagcaagCAGAGGATGACGCGCACCCTGGCCCCGGGTCCGCACGACCCAGCTCATCATCGCACTATGGCTCTGTGAATGCCGACACCGGCAACAGTGCTGTGCAGGAACGTTTTGATGCTCTTGTTCACCGCGCACTGCTCCGCTACggtccaccgctgccggtggaggtggtcATGAACAGCAACGTGATATCGTCCACCTCCTTTGCATCAAGCGCGCACCGACCTACGCAGCGCAGCTACCCCGATACCTACGTCGCAGCTGACAGGGGAGCGGATGACTCTAGCGCTGCGTACTATGATGAGGTGGCGCTCAAGCTGCACGAGCTCATGGCGATTCTCCGTAAGGAAGAGCCGTACTTCAGCGTACGGGACGACTGCGGCGGGgttccgctctctctcatgGTAAAGAACTGCTGCTATCTGCGTGCTTTCGGTGGAAAGGTGAACTACATGCGCTTTGTGCGACGTCTGCACGCGGCTGAGCTGCAGTCGGGCGGCAAGAATCATGGTGGAGGGACGCAGAACGCATACGAGGCAAACACGGCAGTGCTGTCACTTGGTAAGTACAAGATGCGCGAGCTGCCTTCGCAGGATGGGCTCCGTCAAGGTCCCCAGCCGTGGCGCTACACTTATCGAATGATCTGA